Proteins from a single region of Nitrospinaceae bacterium:
- a CDS encoding glycosyltransferase family 4 protein, whose product MRQLKIIQIISSPWWTGAAEPALFLTKGLGDRGHELHFICEAGDNLEKQAKGAGYPRVEDVVPTRSLNPSRVWAAINSLATLIDKVDADIIHTHLSSDNWLSFFAIRRARKKPKLVRTIHHIRAAKASYFNKYLLARSMDAVIGVNNHIAGLLKTQIEVPPSQLHMVRGGIDIVRFHPPSIVSKVNGRDILALPDKALLIGIVSRLAPDRGFMNLLDAFKIVSTGSPQAHLVIVGKGEYLPSIKERVGALGLKDRVHFPGFIEDDLPEVLSAIDIFTLMAPGSEGTSRALLEAMAMGLPTVVTSHNGLDEVVRDTVTSYVVPPNNPGALAAGIQGLVADKGKRIQFGRAGRQRVERLFHNGYRAEMVENIYAQILEISPSPKDLRE is encoded by the coding sequence ATGCGCCAACTGAAGATTATCCAGATAATTAGCAGTCCCTGGTGGACGGGGGCGGCTGAGCCGGCGCTTTTCCTGACCAAGGGGCTGGGAGATAGGGGACACGAACTTCATTTCATCTGCGAGGCTGGCGATAACCTTGAAAAGCAAGCCAAGGGCGCCGGATATCCGAGAGTTGAGGATGTGGTTCCGACCCGGAGTCTCAATCCCTCTCGTGTCTGGGCTGCCATCAACTCCCTGGCCACTCTGATCGATAAAGTTGATGCGGATATCATTCACACCCACCTTTCTTCTGATAATTGGCTTAGTTTTTTTGCCATCCGAAGGGCGCGCAAAAAGCCCAAACTCGTTCGGACAATTCATCATATCAGAGCTGCGAAGGCGAGCTATTTCAATAAATACCTTCTTGCCCGCTCGATGGACGCGGTTATCGGAGTGAATAACCATATCGCAGGGCTTTTAAAGACGCAGATTGAAGTACCTCCTTCTCAACTTCATATGGTTCGGGGGGGGATTGATATTGTGCGGTTTCATCCGCCCTCGATCGTGTCCAAGGTCAATGGCCGGGATATACTGGCCTTGCCCGACAAGGCGCTGCTCATAGGAATCGTATCGAGGTTGGCTCCCGACCGGGGGTTTATGAACCTTCTCGATGCATTCAAAATTGTCTCCACCGGGTCCCCCCAGGCTCATCTGGTGATTGTTGGGAAAGGGGAATATCTTCCGAGTATTAAGGAGCGTGTCGGCGCTCTCGGGTTGAAAGATCGGGTGCATTTCCCCGGATTCATAGAGGATGATCTTCCCGAGGTGCTCTCGGCGATCGATATTTTCACGCTGATGGCACCGGGCTCGGAGGGGACCAGCCGAGCACTTCTTGAGGCCATGGCGATGGGACTCCCAACCGTTGTGACCTCACATAATGGCTTGGATGAGGTGGTTCGAGACACGGTGACTTCCTATGTAGTTCCGCCGAATAATCCAGGGGCGCTGGCTGCTGGAATACAGGGCCTTGTTGCGGACAAAGGGAAACGAATTCAGTTCGGGCGGGCCGGGCGGCAGCGTGTTGAGCGGCTCTTTCATAACGGATACCGCGCGGAAATGGTCGAGAATATTTACGCCCAAATTCTGGAAATTTCGCCCTCGCCAAAGGATCTTCGCGAGTGA
- a CDS encoding glycosyltransferase family 4 protein, translating to MKIALIRSAVHRKGGVERYVWHLAGELARRGHDVHLIARRCPELPHPSVKFHPVIVDGLFSFLKVLSFASKAGMLVAAGNYDVVHSCDRIFNCDIYRAGEGVHREWLDVSARFMPGWKSALKYLDPLHRVLLRIETRLMRNGGARRVTAISKRGAEEISRHYGRENVPVIYNGVDPEEFRPSSREEKADLREKYYIPENAFVVLYVGSGFYRKGLRYLIEGFAHLDNGKRTPLLLISGKGNIRPYERLARALGVSGQVRFLGVDIPVPHLYGAADVFVFPTLYEPFGNVCLEALASGLPCVFSSCSGGAEIVEDGVSGLILGDPTDAEEIAQHIRLCMDSEKAISMGRAASALAQKFSVAANADQNETLYREIMAEKGLS from the coding sequence ATGAAGATAGCCCTTATTCGTTCGGCGGTTCACCGAAAGGGAGGGGTGGAGCGCTACGTCTGGCATCTCGCCGGAGAGCTTGCCCGCCGTGGGCACGATGTCCATCTTATCGCCCGCCGCTGCCCGGAACTTCCTCATCCTTCAGTGAAATTCCATCCTGTTATCGTCGATGGGCTTTTTTCGTTCTTGAAAGTCCTCTCCTTCGCTTCAAAAGCTGGGATGTTGGTGGCGGCAGGTAACTATGATGTGGTGCATTCGTGTGATCGTATTTTCAATTGTGATATCTACCGCGCGGGCGAGGGAGTGCATCGGGAATGGCTCGATGTGTCGGCGCGATTCATGCCTGGTTGGAAATCCGCTCTGAAATATCTTGATCCGCTGCACCGTGTTCTTCTGCGTATCGAAACGCGCCTTATGCGGAATGGTGGAGCGAGAAGAGTGACGGCTATCAGCAAGCGGGGAGCCGAGGAAATTAGCCGCCATTACGGCCGGGAAAACGTGCCTGTTATTTATAACGGTGTAGACCCCGAGGAGTTTCGTCCCTCGTCTCGGGAAGAGAAAGCAGACCTGCGTGAGAAATACTATATCCCTGAAAATGCTTTCGTTGTTTTGTATGTAGGAAGCGGATTTTATAGAAAAGGGCTCCGTTATCTCATCGAAGGGTTTGCGCACTTGGACAATGGGAAACGCACACCATTGCTCCTTATTTCGGGAAAGGGGAACATTCGGCCTTATGAGCGGCTTGCAAGAGCCCTTGGAGTTTCTGGGCAAGTTCGTTTTCTGGGGGTTGATATTCCCGTCCCACATCTTTATGGAGCGGCGGATGTTTTTGTTTTTCCAACGCTATATGAGCCTTTTGGAAATGTTTGCCTTGAGGCGCTGGCGAGTGGTCTGCCTTGTGTTTTTTCGTCTTGCAGTGGTGGAGCTGAAATCGTGGAGGACGGCGTGAGCGGCCTTATTTTGGGTGATCCAACTGATGCAGAAGAGATCGCCCAGCATATTCGATTGTGTATGGACTCAGAGAAAGCCATCTCGATGGGGCGGGCTGCATCTGCACTTGCCCAGAAGTTTAGTGTGGCCGCGAACGCGGACCAGAACGAAACCCTTTACCGTGAGATTATGGCTGAGAAGGGCCTGAGTTGA
- a CDS encoding glycosyltransferase family 4 protein: MSPDSLETIEMDETGSSDRPLSVLQILTCRGWSSDAWAAVNLCLGLQEEGHRVLLLCRNVERGHAVAERARSEGVNEVGFIEASNYFHPASYFRDIGFLRGLARERSLDAVHVHRGVEHWIAAAAWLMGDRPVLVRSRHIFGNVRRHAFNRWLYRFGTDRTLSVCDKIRQAYLEGGDFPKERFLTVMGGVNATAYDPSSGGVSFRREWGIPSEAWVVGAAGSLRMWMKGQDVLLQAVARMSASGANPPWVLLIGKGEDLDNLRSLAEELGISDRTVITGYLEHLSEALAACDVLAFPSMRSEGTSRVLFDCLAAGRPVVASRVGCTDEIVRDGQEGMLVPAGDDEALAAQLSILRADPGKAREMGASARRRAENEFDRRVVAREIVKIYREAARNRRVKVA; encoded by the coding sequence ATGAGCCCGGATTCGCTGGAAACCATAGAGATGGATGAGACCGGGAGCAGTGATCGACCGCTATCTGTTTTGCAGATTCTCACCTGCCGGGGCTGGAGCTCGGACGCTTGGGCGGCGGTAAATCTTTGTCTCGGACTTCAAGAGGAGGGCCATCGCGTCCTCCTTCTCTGCCGAAATGTTGAGCGTGGCCACGCCGTAGCCGAGCGAGCTCGGAGCGAGGGTGTCAATGAAGTGGGTTTCATTGAGGCTAGCAACTATTTTCACCCGGCGAGCTATTTTCGGGACATCGGTTTTCTCCGAGGTCTTGCGCGTGAGCGCTCTCTCGATGCCGTGCATGTGCATCGAGGTGTAGAGCATTGGATCGCTGCAGCCGCTTGGCTGATGGGTGACAGACCCGTCTTGGTGCGTAGCCGCCATATTTTCGGCAATGTTCGCAGGCATGCGTTTAACAGGTGGCTCTATCGGTTTGGAACCGACCGAACGTTGTCGGTATGTGACAAGATCAGACAAGCGTATCTGGAGGGAGGTGATTTCCCAAAGGAGCGTTTTTTAACCGTGATGGGTGGCGTGAACGCGACTGCCTACGATCCGTCGAGTGGCGGTGTCTCTTTCAGGCGCGAATGGGGTATACCGTCCGAAGCGTGGGTCGTTGGTGCGGCGGGGAGTCTGCGGATGTGGATGAAGGGGCAAGATGTGTTGTTACAAGCGGTAGCCCGGATGTCCGCCTCTGGTGCCAATCCCCCCTGGGTACTTTTAATTGGCAAGGGAGAGGATTTGGATAACCTTAGGTCCCTTGCCGAGGAACTCGGAATTTCTGACCGAACTGTGATTACGGGATATCTAGAACATCTTTCAGAGGCTTTGGCGGCTTGTGATGTGCTCGCATTTCCTTCCATGCGATCGGAGGGAACAAGCCGGGTGCTCTTCGACTGTCTCGCAGCTGGCAGGCCCGTGGTGGCGAGTCGCGTCGGTTGCACTGATGAAATTGTGCGTGACGGCCAGGAGGGTATGCTGGTTCCAGCGGGAGATGACGAGGCCCTTGCGGCTCAATTGTCGATACTACGTGCGGACCCGGGCAAGGCGAGAGAGATGGGAGCCTCGGCTAGGCGGCGTGCCGAGAATGAATTTGATCGCCGTGTTGTAGCGAGAGAGATTGTAAAGATTTACCGGGAAGCGGCGCGTAACAGGAGGGTTAAAGTCGCATGA
- a CDS encoding methyltransferase domain-containing protein has product MVRVLDVGCGWKKINGAVSVDIRTQTTPSVCGDMDVDGRSGYFPFRDDSFDEVYILQTIDHFRNIVPVMEEVHRVARKGAKVIITVAHVSSIYSWSDPVHHLHLTSRSFLCFTDHPTKGAAYTEALFHPKEFHFIFSRSIISLIPRLLCVMSPRVYEKHFSWMFPANDMYFEFEVLK; this is encoded by the coding sequence GTGGTTAGGGTTCTTGATGTGGGCTGCGGCTGGAAAAAAATTAATGGCGCCGTAAGCGTGGATATTCGAACGCAGACGACGCCAAGCGTATGCGGTGATATGGATGTGGACGGAAGGTCGGGCTATTTTCCCTTTCGGGATGATTCTTTCGATGAGGTTTATATCCTTCAGACCATCGATCATTTCAGAAATATCGTTCCTGTCATGGAAGAGGTGCATCGGGTCGCCAGGAAGGGCGCGAAAGTAATTATCACCGTTGCACACGTGTCGAGCATTTACTCTTGGAGTGATCCGGTACATCATCTTCATCTGACGAGCCGTTCCTTTTTGTGCTTCACCGATCACCCGACAAAGGGTGCTGCCTATACAGAAGCCTTATTCCACCCCAAAGAGTTTCACTTCATTTTCAGCCGATCGATTATTTCTCTGATACCGCGCCTCCTTTGTGTAATGTCCCCTCGAGTGTACGAGAAGCATTTTTCCTGGATGTTTCCTGCCAACGATATGTATTTCGAGTTCGAGGTGTTGAAGTAA
- a CDS encoding carbamoyltransferase, translated as MNSEVLGSNYILGISDSHLSTACLLKDGEIVGCVSEERFTREKNQSAYPVQSVTFLLEHAGIEGGDLSAVALSGHEAMNPEWFERVTRDDEYIDEYLGIKKTSPIRRKARKVGQKLNIAGDAKGKNLTPNEERFQKIADHLGIEKKIIHIIEHHTAHAAAAYYASPFAGADDDGMTTVLTNDASGDGLCATWNTAGPDGIHRIASSPSAAGSLGSFYSLITQYLGMRQLEHEYKVMGLAPYAPDYGREKSYDVLKKMIAFEQNDAPEFRWKIRRDRFRYMMENLARHRFDWVAGAAQELFEELLLDWVCAGIEAVGERRVVLSGGVFMNVKANQKVSVLDEIDEVYVLPSCGDESNAIGAAYWLHAEGGKSGRRTNSCVPFKGLYLGRDVVEESITQAISDTGVGEANSVRRFDDIESEVARLLSIGEVVARVKGREEFGARALGNRSILANPKDFQVVTHINKMIKSRDFWMPFAPSILDRRVADYILNPKGLFSPYMMITFDSTPLGREELTAACHPYDGTLRPQMVEHSYNPDYYRLIEAFEGLTGIGGVLNTSYNLHGEPIVSSPEDAIRTFENSGLVHLALGQYLISKKLTHTL; from the coding sequence ATGAATTCTGAAGTATTAGGTTCTAACTACATACTAGGAATTAGTGATTCTCATCTCTCGACGGCTTGTCTCCTGAAAGATGGGGAGATAGTCGGTTGCGTGAGCGAGGAGCGTTTTACGAGGGAGAAGAATCAAAGCGCCTATCCCGTGCAATCCGTTACCTTTTTGCTCGAACACGCAGGCATTGAGGGTGGGGATCTTTCTGCTGTTGCCCTGTCAGGACATGAGGCGATGAACCCCGAATGGTTCGAGCGTGTGACGCGGGACGATGAATATATCGATGAGTATCTGGGAATCAAGAAAACGAGCCCGATTCGCCGTAAGGCCCGAAAGGTGGGCCAAAAGCTCAATATCGCAGGGGATGCCAAGGGGAAGAATCTGACTCCAAACGAGGAGCGGTTTCAGAAGATAGCGGATCATCTAGGCATTGAAAAAAAGATTATCCACATTATCGAACACCACACAGCGCACGCTGCTGCTGCGTACTATGCTTCTCCTTTTGCAGGCGCGGATGATGACGGGATGACGACCGTTTTGACGAACGATGCTTCGGGAGACGGGCTCTGTGCCACCTGGAACACGGCCGGGCCCGATGGTATCCACCGGATAGCCTCCTCGCCGAGCGCGGCGGGCTCTCTGGGAAGTTTCTACAGCCTCATCACGCAGTATCTGGGCATGCGCCAACTTGAGCATGAATACAAAGTAATGGGGCTCGCTCCCTATGCACCTGATTATGGTCGTGAGAAGTCCTATGACGTGCTCAAGAAGATGATAGCTTTTGAGCAAAATGACGCACCCGAATTTCGTTGGAAGATTCGCCGGGACCGCTTTCGCTACATGATGGAGAATTTGGCGAGACACCGCTTCGACTGGGTGGCGGGAGCTGCGCAGGAACTTTTCGAGGAATTGTTGCTCGACTGGGTTTGTGCGGGTATCGAGGCGGTCGGTGAGCGACGCGTTGTTCTGAGTGGTGGGGTCTTCATGAACGTCAAGGCGAATCAAAAGGTCTCGGTACTTGACGAGATTGATGAAGTATATGTTTTGCCAAGTTGCGGAGATGAATCGAATGCCATCGGGGCGGCATACTGGTTGCATGCTGAGGGCGGAAAATCCGGCAGGCGCACCAATAGCTGCGTACCATTCAAGGGTCTTTATCTGGGTCGTGATGTGGTCGAGGAGAGTATCACCCAGGCAATTTCTGATACGGGTGTGGGCGAGGCCAACTCTGTCCGTCGGTTTGATGATATAGAGAGCGAAGTGGCGCGGCTGCTCTCCATCGGAGAGGTAGTGGCTCGGGTGAAAGGGAGAGAAGAGTTTGGCGCGCGTGCCCTTGGTAATCGCTCAATATTGGCCAATCCTAAGGATTTTCAAGTTGTCACGCACATCAACAAGATGATTAAAAGCCGCGATTTTTGGATGCCGTTTGCTCCCTCGATATTAGATCGCCGGGTGGCAGATTATATCCTGAATCCAAAAGGGCTTTTCTCGCCCTATATGATGATCACATTTGATAGCACCCCGCTCGGGCGAGAGGAATTGACGGCGGCATGCCATCCCTACGACGGCACACTTAGGCCACAGATGGTCGAGCACTCATATAATCCCGACTACTATCGGCTGATAGAGGCGTTCGAAGGCCTGACCGGCATCGGGGGTGTACTCAACACTTCTTATAATTTGCATGGTGAGCCGATTGTCTCAAGCCCTGAGGACGCTATACGCACATTCGAAAACTCTGGCTTGGTGCACCTGGCTCTCGGGCAATATCTAATCTCCAAGAAACTGACCCATACTCTTTAA
- a CDS encoding D-alanyl-D-alanine carboxypeptidase → MLKDYSRAVANLRLFLTITLSIFFIIISSTSNLEAKSAKKKSWPYRSALLIEADTGQILKSFQPRIRVIPASLVKMMTLLITLEQIKTKSVNIKDIVTTSRKASRIGGQQVYLRQGEKFSLEDLLKAVAISSANDAAYAVAEHIAGDSDIFVEMMNTRAKQLGMTDTSYVNVHGLPPGRRLPPNMTSARDMAIIARELLKYPITKRWGKTKHTPFRNGKFTLTNTNRLVGKFRGLDGLKTGSYRKAGYSIVATAKRGDLRLIAVVMSSSHPRRRFKEGRRLLAWGFANYSWYKGKEPGSERAFSVKVKRGQKNKIYLKSTQKFRKLVKRGQARLISVRKEIPTSIPAPIHEGQKVGRLIYELQGKKMGEVQLAATESVDRLSFFQTFIRLQ, encoded by the coding sequence ATGCTGAAGGACTATTCACGCGCCGTAGCAAATCTTCGACTATTTCTGACTATTACCCTTTCTATATTTTTCATCATTATTTCGAGCACATCGAATCTAGAGGCCAAAAGCGCGAAGAAAAAATCCTGGCCCTACCGTTCTGCATTACTAATTGAAGCCGATACGGGACAGATACTTAAATCCTTTCAGCCCAGAATCCGGGTAATCCCTGCATCCCTTGTAAAGATGATGACCCTACTCATCACCCTTGAGCAAATAAAGACCAAATCCGTCAATATCAAAGATATCGTCACCACATCGCGAAAAGCTTCCAGGATTGGCGGCCAGCAGGTTTATCTGAGACAGGGAGAGAAGTTTTCTCTCGAAGATCTTCTCAAGGCCGTGGCTATCAGCTCGGCGAACGATGCCGCATACGCGGTTGCCGAACACATCGCAGGTGACTCGGATATCTTTGTCGAAATGATGAACACTCGTGCCAAGCAGCTAGGTATGACTGACACGAGCTATGTCAATGTCCACGGTCTGCCCCCGGGACGAAGACTCCCCCCCAATATGACGAGCGCGCGCGACATGGCAATCATCGCCCGAGAACTATTGAAATATCCAATCACGAAAAGGTGGGGAAAAACCAAGCACACACCCTTTCGGAACGGAAAATTCACCCTCACTAATACAAATCGACTCGTTGGTAAGTTTCGCGGCCTCGATGGCCTTAAGACAGGCTCCTACCGAAAAGCGGGCTACAGCATTGTTGCCACGGCCAAACGCGGCGATTTGCGCTTGATCGCCGTCGTTATGAGCTCCAGCCACCCTAGAAGGAGATTCAAGGAGGGAAGACGCCTTCTCGCCTGGGGATTCGCAAATTACAGCTGGTACAAAGGAAAGGAGCCCGGCTCGGAACGCGCTTTCAGCGTGAAGGTCAAACGCGGACAAAAAAACAAAATTTACCTCAAGTCCACACAAAAATTCCGCAAGCTGGTCAAACGCGGGCAAGCCAGACTCATCTCCGTTCGAAAGGAGATTCCTACCTCGATTCCCGCTCCCATCCATGAGGGACAAAAAGTTGGGCGACTAATATACGAGCTTCAAGGCAAAAAGATGGGTGAGGTTCAACTCGCCGCCACCGAATCAGTTGATAGGCTAAGTTTTTTTCAGACTTTCATTCGCCTACAGTAG
- a CDS encoding ABC transporter ATP-binding protein: MTRLETYLRVLAYVKPYRVRFIIAVVCTIFVGALNAVPALLVRYAVDDVLIAKDVSMAYLLSVGVVVIYLFKGALAYCQNYFMYWVGQRVVMDIRNALHRHLLRLPLSFFDDKSTGELMAKVTYDITLMQKAASSAIRDMGRHFFTFLGLLSVAIYQQPKMALIFLVIVPPIGVLIAVFGERIRKATRMTQVKMGDINALMKETYTGIRVVKAFGGEAAEEVRFDKANLSFFRRVMKAMRVRAMTPPIVESIGGVLAGMVLWAGAGMIIRGEATPGQLSSFLVAFGMIYGPLKSLSRVYHTVMEGVAGGQAVFELMDSHVPEEVNSGGRKMVTLTSGIRFCDLCFSYGEGAVLENLDFEVPVGSVFALVGLSGAGKSTLLDLIPRFYTPTKGRIEFDGVDGAEFNLKSLRAGIGVVGQQVILFDDTVAGNIAYGFEGTASREMIGNAARAANAHEFIEALPDGYDTMLGEDGVRLSGGERQRIAIARSILQDPPILLLDEATSALDAESEKIIQEALDRLMKGRTTIVVAHRLATVRGAREIAVLDKGRIVERGGHESLMASGGLYRRLCEMQFSVNNDEPSSLEVKEGGDPGDGRRVERTS, encoded by the coding sequence GTGACCCGACTAGAGACTTACCTCCGTGTCCTCGCGTACGTAAAGCCCTACCGTGTGCGATTTATCATTGCGGTTGTGTGTACGATTTTTGTTGGTGCGTTAAATGCGGTGCCCGCTCTTTTGGTTCGATATGCGGTGGACGATGTTCTCATAGCGAAAGACGTGTCCATGGCCTACCTGCTGTCGGTGGGCGTGGTCGTCATCTATCTTTTTAAGGGCGCTCTGGCCTACTGCCAAAACTATTTTATGTACTGGGTGGGTCAGCGGGTTGTAATGGATATCCGCAACGCGCTCCATCGCCATTTACTTCGCCTCCCCTTAAGTTTTTTCGACGATAAATCTACGGGTGAACTGATGGCGAAGGTCACCTACGACATCACCTTGATGCAAAAGGCTGCCTCGAGCGCGATTCGCGACATGGGCCGCCATTTTTTCACGTTCCTCGGGCTATTGTCTGTCGCAATTTATCAACAACCGAAGATGGCACTGATATTTCTTGTTATCGTTCCTCCGATAGGCGTTCTTATCGCGGTATTTGGTGAGAGAATTCGTAAGGCCACCCGCATGACCCAGGTGAAGATGGGCGACATCAACGCCCTGATGAAGGAAACCTACACCGGTATACGGGTAGTGAAAGCTTTTGGGGGGGAGGCGGCCGAGGAGGTTCGCTTTGATAAGGCAAATCTTTCTTTTTTCAGGCGGGTCATGAAGGCCATGCGGGTTCGTGCGATGACGCCCCCGATTGTCGAGAGTATCGGCGGGGTGCTCGCAGGCATGGTTCTCTGGGCTGGTGCGGGAATGATCATTCGTGGGGAGGCGACCCCGGGTCAGTTGTCTAGCTTTCTAGTTGCTTTCGGGATGATTTACGGACCGCTGAAATCTCTTTCACGCGTTTATCATACTGTGATGGAGGGAGTGGCTGGCGGTCAGGCTGTATTCGAGCTAATGGACTCCCATGTGCCCGAGGAGGTTAATTCAGGCGGACGAAAGATGGTCACTCTTACCAGTGGTATTCGCTTCTGTGACTTGTGTTTTTCCTATGGCGAGGGAGCTGTTCTAGAGAATCTTGATTTCGAGGTGCCGGTGGGATCAGTGTTTGCCTTAGTGGGACTAAGTGGTGCCGGAAAATCGACTCTACTCGATTTGATCCCACGCTTTTATACGCCGACAAAGGGACGAATAGAATTCGATGGCGTCGATGGGGCTGAATTTAACTTAAAAAGTCTTCGAGCGGGAATTGGTGTGGTGGGCCAACAGGTGATTCTCTTTGACGACACGGTGGCGGGCAACATCGCATACGGCTTTGAAGGCACAGCTTCCCGAGAAATGATAGGAAACGCTGCCCGGGCTGCGAACGCCCATGAATTCATCGAAGCGCTGCCGGATGGTTATGACACCATGCTTGGTGAGGATGGTGTTCGCTTGTCAGGTGGTGAGCGTCAACGAATAGCCATTGCCCGCTCGATACTCCAAGACCCTCCAATTTTGTTGCTTGATGAGGCGACGAGTGCCCTCGACGCCGAGAGCGAGAAAATTATTCAGGAGGCTCTGGATCGCCTGATGAAAGGGCGGACTACGATAGTCGTCGCTCATCGTCTCGCAACTGTTCGGGGGGCGAGAGAGATAGCGGTCCTGGACAAAGGGCGGATCGTGGAGCGAGGGGGGCACGAGTCGTTAATGGCCTCTGGTGGACTCTATCGTAGGCTTTGTGAGATGCAATTTTCAGTGAATAATGATGAGCCGTCCTCCCTTGAAGTTAAAGAGGGGGGAGACCCCGGGGATGGTCGCCGGGTGGAGCGGACTTCATGA
- a CDS encoding 4-hydroxy-tetrahydrodipicolinate synthase → MFEGSYVAMVTPFRNGKVDEDGVCALVDFHLENGTHGIVACGTTGEAATLSHEEQDNVIGLIIKRVDGRIPVIAGSGSNSTAEAIRRTEFAKKVGANGALVVVPYYNKPTQEGLYLHFKAVAEAVDIPIVVYNVPGRTVINIEPETVARLASDIPNIVAIKEASGSLPRICDVIDKCPDEFVVLSGDDFVNLPLMMMGGKGTISVTANVAPADVSAMCQAQLDGDSARALELHYKMWELNKMMFVESNPIPAKATLHLMGKCDLEFRLPLCPPSADNMKKLEAFAKSYGLVGEAVMV, encoded by the coding sequence ATGTTTGAAGGCTCCTACGTGGCGATGGTTACTCCCTTCCGCAACGGTAAGGTGGATGAGGACGGTGTTTGCGCCCTGGTAGATTTTCATCTTGAGAACGGGACGCACGGAATAGTTGCCTGCGGTACGACGGGTGAGGCTGCCACTCTCAGCCATGAAGAGCAGGATAATGTGATCGGTCTCATCATCAAGCGTGTTGATGGCCGTATCCCCGTAATTGCCGGTTCAGGCTCAAACAGCACGGCAGAGGCGATTCGCCGCACGGAATTCGCAAAAAAAGTTGGTGCCAATGGCGCTCTCGTCGTTGTTCCTTATTACAACAAGCCGACTCAGGAGGGGCTTTATCTTCACTTCAAGGCTGTGGCCGAGGCCGTCGATATTCCTATTGTTGTTTATAACGTGCCTGGCCGGACAGTGATTAACATCGAGCCCGAGACGGTCGCAAGGCTTGCCTCTGATATTCCCAATATTGTAGCTATCAAAGAGGCGAGCGGGAGTCTTCCGAGGATTTGTGATGTTATCGATAAATGTCCAGACGAATTTGTTGTCTTGTCTGGAGATGATTTCGTTAACCTGCCTTTGATGATGATGGGTGGTAAGGGAACTATTTCGGTTACGGCGAACGTGGCGCCTGCTGATGTTTCTGCGATGTGTCAGGCCCAGTTGGATGGCGATTCAGCGCGTGCTCTTGAACTTCATTATAAGATGTGGGAACTGAACAAGATGATGTTCGTTGAATCTAATCCGATTCCGGCGAAGGCAACGCTTCATCTTATGGGTAAGTGTGATTTGGAGTTCCGGCTGCCCTTATGTCCGCCTTCTGCTGATAACATGAAAAAGCTCGAAGCTTTCGCGAAGTCTTACGGTCTTGTGGGCGAGGCCGTAATGGTCTAG
- a CDS encoding glycosyltransferase family 4 protein, translated as MKIQVCAAAYPPMVGGVQTLSARLAGELARRGNQVRVLARGRTEDRDVDNDVAPAQVRRVSWKPLIWPIFAGEIIRDRPEVVLLTHRADFLRPALAARRLGMPCIVVVHGNEVYASPRKNELIAALSRTDGVIAVSRYTLGRLQEMGLRARHMVAIPNGVSFENYGPPEDGDIVRGELGLEGKKVILSVGRLNAVKGFDTVVRALPQIIREVPDAVYCIVGGGPEAIPLWALAKELGVEERVIFTGEVPLGELGRGEHAYYQACDVFAMPSRNNPEMGQVEALGIAHLEAGACGKPVVGGRSGGTSEAVADGESGILVEPERPDEVANAIVRILSSPGLAEEMGANGRRRAEVRTWSKVAEGYESVLKEVVGG; from the coding sequence TTGAAAATTCAGGTTTGCGCTGCTGCCTATCCCCCGATGGTTGGAGGCGTGCAGACGCTTTCTGCCCGTCTAGCCGGGGAATTGGCCCGCAGGGGGAACCAGGTTCGGGTCCTCGCCCGTGGGCGGACAGAGGACCGAGATGTAGATAACGATGTGGCGCCTGCGCAAGTTCGCCGAGTTTCCTGGAAGCCGCTTATCTGGCCCATATTCGCGGGGGAAATCATTCGGGATCGACCCGAAGTTGTATTGCTGACTCATCGGGCGGACTTTCTTCGTCCGGCCCTGGCCGCCCGTAGATTAGGGATGCCCTGCATAGTTGTTGTGCACGGCAACGAGGTGTACGCCTCACCTCGTAAGAATGAACTGATCGCCGCTCTTTCTCGCACAGACGGCGTAATTGCCGTAAGCCGCTACACGCTGGGCCGTTTGCAGGAGATGGGACTTCGTGCTCGCCATATGGTTGCGATACCCAATGGCGTGTCATTTGAGAATTACGGCCCACCTGAGGATGGTGATATTGTACGAGGAGAGCTGGGACTCGAAGGTAAGAAGGTGATTCTTTCGGTGGGACGTCTGAATGCGGTAAAAGGATTCGATACGGTGGTTCGTGCACTTCCCCAAATTATCCGGGAGGTGCCGGATGCTGTTTATTGTATTGTAGGAGGCGGGCCCGAGGCGATTCCGTTGTGGGCATTAGCAAAAGAATTGGGTGTTGAGGAGCGGGTGATTTTTACTGGCGAAGTTCCTCTTGGTGAGCTTGGCCGGGGGGAGCATGCCTATTATCAGGCATGTGATGTTTTTGCGATGCCCTCGCGCAATAACCCGGAAATGGGACAGGTCGAGGCGCTTGGGATTGCCCATCTTGAGGCGGGTGCCTGCGGAAAGCCTGTTGTTGGAGGCCGCAGCGGCGGCACTTCCGAGGCAGTGGCTGACGGTGAGTCCGGCATACTCGTAGAGCCTGAGCGACCTGATGAAGTGGCCAATGCGATTGTGCGTATCCTCTCCTCGCCGGGGTTGGCCGAAGAAATGGGAGCTAATGGCCGCCGTCGTGCTGAGGTAAGAACATGGAGCAAAGTGGCTGAGGGGTATGAATCTGTTTTAAAGGAGGTGGTCGGTGGTTAG